A genomic region of Oryza glaberrima chromosome 1, OglaRS2, whole genome shotgun sequence contains the following coding sequences:
- the LOC127758678 gene encoding peroxidase 72-like: MATSMGCLLMLCLVSPLLLATSVHGNPWYGYGYGLFPQFYDHSCPKAKEIVQSIVAQAVARETRMAASLVRLHFHDCFVKGCDASVLLDNSTTIISEKGSNPNMNSLRGFEVVDEIKAALEAACPGTVSCADILALAARDSTVLVGGPYWDVPLGRRDSLGASIQGSNNDIPAPNNTLPTIITKFKRQGLNIVDVVALSGGHTIGMSRCTSFRQRLYNQSGNGMADYTLDVSYAAQLRQGCPRSGGDNNLFPLDFVSPAKFDNFYFKNILSGKGLLSSDQVLLTKSAETAALVKAYADDVNLFFKHFAQSMVNMGNISPLTGSQGEIRKNCRRLNNYYH; this comes from the exons ATGGCGACTTCCATGGGTTGCCTGTTGATGCTCTGCTTggtttctcccctcctcctcgccacctcTGTCCACGGCAACCCGTGGTATGGGTATGGGTATGGCTTGTTCCCGCAGTTCTACGACCACTCGTGCCCCAAGGCGAAGGAGATCGTGCAGTCCATCGTAGCACAGGCGGTGGCCAGGGAGACCAGGATGGCGGCATCCTTGGTCAGGCTGCATTTTCATGACTGCTTTGTCAAG GGGTGTGACGCGTCTGTGCTCCTGGACAACAGCACCACCATCATCAGTGAGAAGGGGTCAAACCCTAACATGAATTCCCTCAGGGGTTTCGAGGTCGTCGACGAGATCAAGGCCGCCCTCGAAGCAGCCTGCCCCGgcaccgtctcctgcgccgacatacTCGCCCTCGCTGCACGCGATTCCACTGTCCTC GTTGGTGGCCCGTACTGGGATGTGCCACTTGGCCGGAGGGACTCACTGGGTGCCAGCATCCAGGGCTCCAACAACGACATCCCAGCTCCCAACAACACCCTCCCCACCATCATCACCAAGTTCAAGCGCCAGGGCCTTAACATCGTCGACGTCGTAGCCCTCTCAG GTGGCCACACCATTGGCATGTCTCGGTGCACCAGCTTCCGTCAGAGGCTCTACAATCAGAGCGGCAATGGCATGGCTGACTACACACTGGATGTGTCCTACGCGGCACAGCTGAGGCAGGGATGCCCCCGTTCTGGTGGTGACAACAACCTCTTCCCGCTAGACTTTGTCAGCCCCGCAAAGTTCGACAACTTCTACTTCAAGAACATCCTGTCTGGCAAGGGCCTTCTCAGCTCTGATCAGGTCCTGCTTACCAAGAGCGCTGAAACAGCGGCGCTCGTGAAGGCGTATGCTGATGATGTCAACCTCTTCTTCAAGCACTTCGCACAGTCAATGGTGAATATGGGCAACATCTCGCCTCTGACTGGATCACAGGGGGAGATCAGGAAGAACTGCAGGAGGCTCAACAACTACTACCACTGA